Genomic segment of Salvia hispanica cultivar TCC Black 2014 chromosome 2, UniMelb_Shisp_WGS_1.0, whole genome shotgun sequence:
GCATGCTCTATGGTGTCATTCTTCAGTTTGAGTAGAGTTAGCCCCTCGAAGTTGAGAACAAGGAGTACTGCTACTTGATATACAGCCTGCACCAGAAAAAGGTACAAtgagttcttttttttttttccttaaaaaaacAGAAGAAAAGCCAATTTACTTGAAAATAAACTATACCTGGATAACTAAGTTCCTCCACATGATATTTGTTACTAGTGATTCCCTGAACGACGTGTGAACATGTAAGCAATGGATCGTATTCTCAACACGTTTACTACTCAAATCCGAAGCAGTTATAGTTTATGCTGTTGTAAAAGCTACAAAGGGAAATGTACAGAATATATTTTCTAACATTTTAGCAGTTCTACATTATTGAGTAAAGATACTTTGCATGTTATCTTTTAAGGACATACAGTTGATCTGAACTAAATTTACGCAATGGATGACATATTATTGAGAACTAAACTACGCGGGGTTGATAATTCGTACCTTCGACCAACTGGAGATCTGTCCATAAGATGATCAGTCGGCGGTTCAGTAGCCAGTGCCAAAGCTCCCAGAGTATCCATGATGAGGTTAACCCAGAGAAGCTGCAACGTTAACACAAGTACATTCAATCTTGCAAAAACCGTAGATAAGTTGCTCGAAGATTCTGTTTACATCTTCTATGCTGCTATAATATCATAGACATCAACAAATAACCCGGGGTGTAAGAGAGATACGGCACCTGCACTGTATTCAGAGGAACATGGCCCGAAGTAACTGCAGCAACGACATTAATTGTCAAAGCGGCAACATTTACAGTGAGCTGGAACTGGAtgaatttttggatatttgCATACACAGAGCGTCCCCATCGAACAACCTTTACAACTGAAGCGAAATTGTCGTCCAATATAATGATGTCTGAGTTTTCTTTTGCAACTTCCGTTCCTTGTATACCCATGGAAAGACCTATATCAGCCTACGAATAGAGAAAATAAGTAATGAGTAATTGATGTCAAAATAAATACCATAACTTAAACTTTTTCTATCACTTaaacttatttatttcatcataACACTAACAAGCTTGATAAATGCACGGAGGTATCTTTTAAAGGTTACGAAAAGCATATGAAATCTCATCAAACCTCATTGAGTGCAGGGGCATCATTAGTTCCGTCTCCTGTTACAGCAACAACTTCCCCTAGCTTACGCAGTGTCTGAACTAGCAAAAGCTTGTCAGTCGGAGAAGACCGTGCCATAACCTGTTCATCATGAAACGTAACACTTATTCGGCATTCATATAAGGCATAGCTTGCTAACAAAATAGGGAGGTCTGCTTGATAAAACATACAACAATAAAATTTGCAGCTTGTTCTCTATCTTTCTCAGACATCTCGCGGAATCTTTTCCCTTCCATAACGTAGGGTTCACCAGTGTCTGCATTTGATGAAAGGATACCACACTCCTGCGCAATTGCTTTTGCTGTCTGAATATTGTCTCCAGTTACCATGCGCACCTAATAATTGACAATCACGTCATGTTCTCCTTTTATAtcagaaaaacaacaaaagtaAACTGCATTATCCCTTAACGATATCATAAAACCAGTGATGCCTTCTAGCAAATCatgctttattttatctttgttaAGCAAATGAAGTATTTATATGGAGTAAAAGCTCTTCTTTAGGAATGTTGtaacaatcaaaattgataCCTTAACGCCAGCATGTGTGCATAGTTCCACTGCTTCTCTGACACCTGGTCGACAAGGATCCtacataaaaaatttgatgaataCCACTGTTTAAGTACAAAAGTACATAAGAGGCTTGTATTTGATAATATTAGAAAGTTTGCACAATAAGCAAAACTACTATTGTGCTGAAACAAATTGTTGGTAACATTCAGCAGTCTCTATGAAGTTACACATAAATGTTTATCATAGCAAACATTCTGAAAGGAAAACAGAACTGACTGCTATAGAAACAGGAAAGTGCGAGTTAGCTACCTTAATACCAACAATAGCCAGCAAAACAAGATCATCTGCTGGTAAAGTCCACTGTGCCAGCTGTTCTTGATCCGTTGGAACCGTATTTGCTTCAAATGTTTTGTAAGCAACAGCAACACACCGCAAGCTTTTTTCGGCCATATTATTAATAGCATCTTTAAGAAATTCCTGAATAAGAAAGGTGTTACACACATCTGTTAAGATTGTAGGTAATTTTTAATCTCGGGTAACAATAGAACTAGAAGGTCATGTACTGAATACCTACCATATCGTTAGCAATTGGTTTCACAGAACCATTTACATCAATGCACTGTGAACAGGAAGCTAAGATAATCTCAGCCGCTCCCTTCCAATGCACATGAACTTGGGATCCAGTCTGCCGAGTCAAGAAGAAAATCtttcacaaatatatttttggaagaatgAACAGCATAGGCTTTTTTGACATATTGCTCaaatatttcatctattttctATGATTTTCATGGATTCTGACCTTTAACGAAGCTCAGGCTATGCTCGTTAATACACAGACATCAAATTATTgttaaagaataaaaacaGGACTTGCACAGAATTGCCACAAGTGTCTAGTATGGATCACTTACCCGTCCTCTAACTGCAACACCCCCTCGTTTTTTGGTAGAATTAAAAGGAGCGACATGGAGAACTATGGATTCAGATTTCACAGTGTCAAACTTCATTCCCAACTGAAAAGGTAAGGAAATAAAGGTGATGACAAAGTCGAGATGGTAACTGAAGAGTAGATAATAGAGCACGGGGAGGAAGTACCTTGACACCCCACTGAAGAATGGCTTTCTCAGTTGGAGATCCAGACACCTCAACTTCACCAAGCTTAAAAATacacaaatgaaaaagatGAGTACGTAACATTATACAAGCTCAAAAGCTTGTGAAATCATGGATGTTAGCTAATTTGATGAGATGGcaagaatattttttcatgcaaCATTAAAGTGCAATTTTGTAATGCTACATCTACTACTCATATGTCCAAGCTTTTGAGCACTAAGGAAGAGTACCTTATTCAAGAATACACTGCCAGAAGTGTTCTGAGCGAGTCCCTCATCTACCAGAGAGGAAACTGATGCAGGCAACTGGGAACCATCTTCAGGAggatcaattttctttttcccgACATATGCCTCAACTACGGTCATCTGTGTCAAAATGCAGTGTGCCAAGCACCTGATTAAATACGCATCCAGTCTTTCCACTTTTTGATAGGATTAGGAACAGAATTGAAAATAACCTGGTTCAGGGTCAAAGTTCCAGTCTTATCACTGCAAATGGTTGTTGCAGATCCCATAGTTTCACAGGCCGAGAGCCTACGCACCTGGATATCAAGTATAATAGTTTTACTggagatataaaaaaatgtacataGTTGATTGAATTAGAGACCTGGAAACAACAGAAAATCTTACATACCAAAGCCTTGTCAgccatcatttttttcatggagTATGCTAGGCTGTTacaattgcaaaataaataaattctattaGAACCAGAGATGGACCCTGAGATAATGCTAAGTAGGGAATATTTTCATACTCACGTCAAGGTTACGGCCAAAGGGAGCCCTTCTGGGACCGCAACAACAACTATTGTTACCTAAGTATGACATCAGTCAATAAACAGAAAAGAAGCTCTAAATGTTTCTCGTTTCCATTTCAGAGAGCGGAAACTTACTGCAGCAGTTATGATATGTATAACTCCGTCAATCGTGTGGCCAAGACTGGTCTTCCCACGAACAAACTGAACAGTTCCATCAGGATCTTTCGAAGTCCCAGTGAAATATCTGGGGTGATTAATTGTCATTACAATGTGACCACGTCATAAGATGCCAGAAACAAATCCCAAATTACCTGGCCAAGAGTATAACGAGTACAGAGAAAGCTACTGTAAGCCCAACAATTCCGATGAAAGTTGTAACACCATTCAGACGCACCTGTAAAATTTCATTAGGATCCGCAGTAGTATTATAAATGTCATATGACAAACTATGACTATACGACCACTATCGACTGATTACCTGCAGAGGAGTTTCTTCACCATTATCTTCTGATATACTAGTCATCAACAATCCCCATTCAGTGTTGATTCCAACACCAGTTACCTAAAATATAACCATGTAATAAATCATGCAAAATGACCAGATTGACAGTAAATTGTACTCACTGTAATTGAAGAAATGATTATCATCGATGAATATGAAACAAAGTCCAGATAGCTTTTACCAACTTTGCAGAATGGTTCTTCAGTGTTAATCACAACAGTTGCATTAGAAGGACATGTGTGTTTGTCTAATAATATTTGTGTTGCAAATTCAGTTACACAGTTATATTAATCACTCAAAAGACCAATACAAATCATTCAGTTGTTACACATCTTATAGATCAAAATATAGTCTTCattaatctaatggttgattTATATTAGCTGAAAATAGCGTTCCAGTAGCTTGAGGTGTTGGGAAGTGTTTGCACAGAATAAAAACTCAGGTGATAGAACAGATATCCACagtgaaaatatatatgtgtctTGTATAGAATTTCTGGTCAATCGGAGTTTTAATTTAGATTGTTACCAGCATAGTTCCGGCACCATCTGCCACCTTGCAACCCGACATCAAGAATGGAGTTTTTTGGTCTTTTTGAATCTGCGTAGTGACATTAGACGTGAGAAATATTAGATCAGCAATCTAAAGTAACGACTAACGAGCAAACAATCTAACCAACTTACAATCTTGCTTTCTCCAGTCATGCTGGATTCGTCAATGGCAAGAGAATGGGAAATTGTAACTAGTCCATCAGCAGGAACCTGTATGCATTATGCCAATAAACTTTTTAGATAATGCAGGATAAAACCAACTCATCAAATCATTCATGACCTGGTCTCCGATTTTGAGAGGTATGACATCCCCAACCACAATGTCATATATGGAAACCTTCTCTCTCCGACCTCCTCTGATCACctattaagtttttttttcatgagtATTATCATCACTCACCTTACctaaacccaaaaataaaGGACTGAAGGAGAAATCTATATCGTTTAATTGGTAATATTACCTCCACTTGAATATTTCGCTTTTcctcatttaaattttgaaactgGAGGGACTGCTTGTAATCACTAGTTGCTGAAGAATAGATGCATAATAGGAAAAAAGACCATATATGTGTTAGTCATAATAGATACCAAAAAGTAGTTTCTCTCTCGTGGTAAACTTAAGCAAAGTTGCTCTTAAACAACTAGGAACGGAAGTACGAAACGTTGAATGCTTCAACCGAGGTAATCATTGTtcaaaagaaatttatatgaagtaattttgttTACCTGTAACAATAATAACCAGAAGAACTGCAAAGGTGATGCTTCCTCCATCATACCATCCTTCTTCAAGGCCCTGCAAGAAatgatgaatttttaaaagagaCATAAAATGGCATTGAACTTGAGTTTGTTTTATGAAGGCAATATTCAAGTACAAAACACAACATTGTATCAACCTCAAACTTCTGAAGATGTTATTTCCAATAGTAGAACTGTAATGCTTTTTCAACTGGatgttatataaataaatgttatcaATGTGAAATGATTCTAACCAATGAAATAACTCAACTTTTCATTGgaaattatacttataaattaaataagtcaGAATGGTGAAAATGAACTTGGTACTTTTGTATTCTGGTTACCTCAGTTTTTATTCCTAGACCCAACGATGCGATTGCAGCTACTATTAGAATAATGAGAGTCGTATCTTGCCAGGCATCCCATAGGAACATCTGCACAATGTTAAATGCAACGACGTTATAAGACAGATTtgaatacaatttttttagttcCCCAAGATGTATAAGCAAAAGGTAACATTCTATGCAGAACTTTACCCA
This window contains:
- the LOC125205907 gene encoding calcium-transporting ATPase 9, plasma membrane-type-like, which produces MTNGEEEDIFHDIESGTAPDDGSEADEEFSDPFDIGSTKNASHNMLKRWRQAALVLNASRRFRYTLDLKRDEQHEKRRRMIRAHAQVIRAALRFKLAGQQAKVLGSPVIPPSPSGPYGVSPDQLASMNRDHNIAAFEQYGGVKGISGLLRTNFETGISGDDHEFAQRRDVFGSNTYPLKKGRTFWMFLWDAWQDTTLIILIVAAIASLGLGIKTEGLEEGWYDGGSITFAVLLVIIVTATSDYKQSLQFQNLNEEKRNIQVEVIRGGRREKVSIYDIVVGDVIPLKIGDQVPADGLVTISHSLAIDESSMTGESKIIQKDQKTPFLMSGCKVADGAGTMLVTGVGINTEWGLLMTSISEDNGEETPLQVRLNGVTTFIGIVGLTVAFSVLVILLARYFTGTSKDPDGTVQFVRGKTSLGHTIDGVIHIITAAVTIVVVAVPEGLPLAVTLTLAYSMKKMMADKALVRRLSACETMGSATTICSDKTGTLTLNQMTVVEAYVGKKKIDPPEDGSQLPASVSSLVDEGLAQNTSGSVFLNKLGEVEVSGSPTEKAILQWGVKLGMKFDTVKSESIVLHVAPFNSTKKRGGVAVRGRTGSQVHVHWKGAAEIILASCSQCIDVNGSVKPIANDMEFLKDAINNMAEKSLRCVAVAYKTFEANTVPTDQEQLAQWTLPADDLVLLAIVGIKDPCRPGVREAVELCTHAGVKVRMVTGDNIQTAKAIAQECGILSSNADTGEPYVMEGKRFREMSEKDREQAANFIVVMARSSPTDKLLLVQTLRKLGEVVAVTGDGTNDAPALNEADIGLSMGIQGTEVAKENSDIIILDDNFASVVKVVRWGRSVYANIQKFIQFQLTVNVAALTINVVAAVTSGHVPLNTVQLLWVNLIMDTLGALALATEPPTDHLMDRSPVGRRESLVTNIMWRNLVIQAVYQVAVLLVLNFEGLTLLKLKNDTIEHANMVKNTVVFNAFVLCQIFNEFNARKPDELNVFSGVTKNHLFTGIVGSTFILQIIIINFLGKFTSTVKLNIPQWLICFVIGIISWPLAVVGKFIPVPKTPLGKVFIKPYQHCIAARKTQRNNT